GACACACCCAAAAGACTGTACTTCAATCCATCAACATGATACACATTGTAAATTGATTCTTCAAGAGACTTACCCACTCTaccaactcccaaaatgtaccccttctttccatcaccaaaagagacGCCTCCTCCCTGAagtgtcttgagtgagaggaaatttttgatGTCACCAGTCATATGTTTAGAGCATCCATTGTCCATAAACCAACATtgactgctgctcctctcactcacctgcaTCAAGAATCACTTGTTTAGattgggaacccatttcaacTTGAGTTCCCAGAAGGCAGACAAAGGAGTGATCAGATTGTATCTAGTTCAATAGGGCAGTTTTTGAAACTTTCTAACAAAGGACATTGGAGTAGAgacaaattttttctttgaaaatctatCAGTTGAAACATGTTTTGGAGGACCAGGTCTCTCTTTTGATACTTTTTGCCTTTCAGCGTAATTAGGGAGTCTTTCATGAGAATTTTTCCAGCCAAGCACACTCTCCCTTTAAGTGCCCATTTTTACCACAGTGAAGACAAagcagattgtcagacacaaaTACATACTTGCTGTGAGGGTTAAAAGGAGGAGTGATATTCAAACTTCCTAGgcctttcttattgaaattactctgaTTTGTTGCATTTGACAACAACTTAGAggattttgtccacttaagagatttttcaagttcttcctTAAGTTTGACAATATCCTTTTCTAATTTGTTGCTCTTCTCCAAAGACAATCCCAGATTTTTCTCAGTGGTTTTCAGTTTTTCTTCAGTTTCAACTTGTAAAGCATTTGACCTTCCATTTAGCTTTTTAGCTTCTTCAGTTATCTGATTCAAGTGTTTTTTAAGTTCAGTGTTGTTAGACTCTAGAGACAccatttttgacattttctcCTCCAGTTTAACCTTGTTTTCAGTTAAACTGTCAAGTTCAGCATTCATAATATCTCTTTCAGAGGTTAACTCAATTACTGAATCAATCATAACATATGCTaatgttctcaattttttaagagaataattaTTCAGATCATGTTTCATATCGAGAAGAGTTACCTTGTcatcctcttcttcattttttgtatgagccatgaaagcaaacatttcatgtaatattgtttcCTCTTCATGAACCGCCACCATAGACACATCATTTGATTCATCAGGATCTTCTGAGTCACTTGAAGAGTCTccccatgcagcaagagccTTTTTGACCACATAGTCAGCAGCAGCTTTGCGATCATTTTTATTGAGTACCAGATCCCTTCTCTTTTCTTTGTCACTTCTTGGTTTTTGATATTCCTTGTTTTCAGTTTTGAGTAGAGGACACTCTCTAATAAAGTGCCCAGcttttccacacttgtagcaGGTATCATTTTGAGTAGCAGTTCGAGGACCATTCGTTCCTCTTCTAAAACCTTTGttctttttcacatttttttgaaatctattgatAAGATAAGCCATATTATCATCACTGGAGACTTCATCAGATTTGTATTTCAGCATCAAGGACTTATCTTTTTTGACTTCCTGCTTTGACAAATTATGATTTCGATTCATCTCATGAGTCTTCAGATTTCCAATGAGAGCATCCATTGTCAGCACCTTCAGATCTTTAGCTTCAGTAATGACATCAATCTTGCTTTCCCAGGACTTTGGAAGAATTCTAAGCACTTTCCTGACTTGCTTGCTCATACTGATAGGTTCCCCAAGACTTCGCAGCTTATTAGTAATAGAGGACAATTTTGTGAACATCTCATGAATGGTTTCTGCTTCCTTCATCTTGAAGTTTTCATACAAAGAGGTGAGCATATCAATCTTtgattctttgacttgttcagttccttcGTGAGCTGTTTTTAAACAATCCCAGATTTCTTTAGCAGACTCACAAGCTGAGACACGATTGAACTCATCAGGTAGCCCACATACAAGAAGAGTTTTTACCTTGTAGCCCTTTTCTATCTTCTTTCTATcagcttcatcatatttttgtctAGGCTTTGGAACAAGCCTGGTTTTCTGTCCATCCTTTTCTTCTATCATCGGAATAAACGGTCCATCTAGTACGTTATCCCATAGCTCACTATCTTCAGCCATGAGGAAATCATGCATTCTAACATACCACCAACTGTagaaatgtccattgaaacgaGGAGGTCTTGTTGAAGACTGACCTTCTTCTAGATtaagtggagcagccattctaAAACAGATATCACTTCCTTGGGGTTAACCAAATAGAGAGtgcatgctctgataccacttgatagaatatGTGCCTTCACTTATCAGTCAATGGACTAGGTCAGTTGACACACTAATAAGTATaaacagaaagtaaatgcagtttaaACAACACAacgattttacgtggaaacctacTTGCTTAAgtgagtaaaaccacgacctgtctcacaggatttttaatcgttttcactaattttgacaagcaaaagtgaaacacgattacaacaaatgtgagaagaagtttttaatctcacgttcaagcaataatctctattgcttaacaagcctaagtagaaataaatctacccactaagctatcccacctagacaacttagaatttcaatactacccactgattcctttatagtttcaggaatagtttacaatgtaatatcaagagaatatattcttaaacaacTACTTTAACTGCT
This portion of the Solanum pennellii chromosome 12, SPENNV200 genome encodes:
- the LOC107006348 gene encoding uncharacterized protein LOC107006348; the protein is MAAPLNLEEGQSSTRPPRFNGHFYSWWYVRMHDFLMAEDSELWDNVLDGPFIPMIEEKDGQKTRLVPKPRQKYDEADRKKIEKGYKVKTLLVCGLPDEFNRVSACESAKEIWDCLKTAHEGTEQVKESKIDMLTSLYENFKMKEAETIHEMFTKLSSITNKLRSLGEPISMSKQVRKVLRILPKSWESKIDVITEAKDLKVLTMDALIGNLKTHEMNRNHNLSKQEVKKDKSLMLKYKSDEVSSDDNMAYLINRFQKNVKKNKGFRRGTNGPRTATQNDTCYKCGKAGHFIRECPLLKTENKEYQKPRSDKEKRRDLVLNKNDRKAAADYVVKKALAAWGDSSSDSEDPDESNDVSMVAVHEEETILHEITLAYVMIDSVIELTSERDIMNAELDSLTENKVKLEEKMSKMVSLESNNTELKKHLNQITEEAKKLNGRSNALQVETEEKLKTTEKNLGLSLEKSNKLEKDIVKLKEELEKSLKWTKSSKLLSNATNQSNFNKKGLGSLNITPPFNPHSKESVLGWKNSHERLPNYAERQKVSKERPGPPKHVSTDRFSKKKFVSTPMSFVSERSSSQCWFMDNGCSKHMTGDIKNFLSLKTLQGGGVSFGDGKKGYILGVGRVGKSLEESIYNVYHVDGLKYSLLGVSQICDKGREVKFTSEKCTVVSLTTKKVILIAFRSKNMYVANLETSHGDDLTCLSAQNENADLWHRRLGHVSSSLLNKLISKDLVRDLPKLKFA